A single window of Pseudarthrobacter psychrotolerans DNA harbors:
- a CDS encoding YajQ family cyclic di-GMP-binding protein, which produces MAGDSTFDVVSKVDKQEVANALNQAQKELVQRYDFKGVGAEVDFSDEKILMKANSEERVLAVLDVLQSKLIRRGISLKSLDTGEPYASGKEFRLEASIKEGIEQDLAKKINKLIRDEGPKGVKSQIQGDELRVSSKSRDDLQATMALLKGFDEADLQFVNFR; this is translated from the coding sequence ATGGCAGGCGATTCAACGTTCGACGTCGTAAGCAAAGTGGACAAGCAGGAAGTGGCCAACGCTCTGAACCAGGCACAGAAGGAACTGGTCCAGCGCTACGACTTCAAGGGTGTCGGCGCCGAGGTCGATTTCAGCGACGAGAAGATCCTGATGAAGGCGAACTCGGAGGAACGCGTCCTGGCCGTGCTGGACGTGCTCCAGTCCAAGCTGATCCGCCGCGGCATCTCGCTGAAGTCCCTGGACACCGGCGAGCCGTACGCATCCGGCAAGGAATTCCGCCTGGAAGCCTCCATCAAGGAAGGCATCGAGCAGGACCTGGCCAAGAAGATCAACAAGCTGATCCGCGATGAAGGCCCCAAGGGTGTCAAGTCCCAGATCCAGGGCGACGAACTCCGCGTCTCGTCAAAGTCCCGCGATGACCTGCAGGCCACCATGGCACTGCTGAAGGGCTTCGACGAGGCAGACCTGCAGTTCGTCAACTTCCGCTAG
- a CDS encoding CBS domain-containing protein, producing the protein MSVVREFMTTDAQCVKEHQSIADAARMMLDLDCGSLPICGDDGKLKGMITDRDIVLRCVAAGRDPREMLARELATGKPYWVDADASVDAAIEIMERHQVRRLPVIVDHKMVGIISQGDIARNYTEERVGELVEHISERHPMPA; encoded by the coding sequence ATGAGTGTTGTACGTGAATTTATGACCACGGATGCACAGTGTGTTAAGGAGCATCAGTCCATCGCAGATGCTGCCCGGATGATGTTGGATCTGGACTGTGGATCGCTGCCGATCTGCGGCGACGACGGCAAGTTGAAGGGCATGATCACAGACCGCGACATCGTGCTCAGGTGCGTTGCTGCCGGCCGTGATCCGCGCGAGATGCTGGCCCGCGAGTTGGCCACCGGCAAGCCCTACTGGGTTGACGCCGATGCCAGTGTCGATGCAGCCATCGAAATCATGGAGCGGCACCAGGTCCGGCGGCTCCCGGTTATTGTCGACCACAAGATGGTCGGCATCATCAGCCAGGGCGACATTGCGCGCAACTACACCGAGGAGCGCGTGGGCGAACTGGTGGAGCACATTTCCGAACGCCACCCGATGCCTGCCTAG
- the htpX gene encoding zinc metalloprotease HtpX, protein MHKHYNGLKTAALFGVLWAVLLGLGGLIGINTRSAAPIWIMALIGVATTAYGYWNSDKIAIRSMQAYPVTEAQAPQLYQIVRELSVRANQPMPRIYLSPTMNPNAFATGRNPKNAAVCCTEGILQLLDARELRGVLGHELMHVYNRDILTSSVAAAVAGVITSVGQMLLFFGGDRRNSNPLAILAMALLAPFAASLIQLAISRTREYDADEDGSELTGDPLALASALRKIEQGVRIAPLPQEQKLVNTSHLMIANPFRGGTMTKLFATHPPMKERIARLERIAGRPLS, encoded by the coding sequence GTGCACAAGCATTACAACGGCCTGAAAACTGCGGCGCTCTTCGGCGTCCTGTGGGCGGTGCTCCTGGGCCTGGGCGGCTTGATCGGGATCAATACCCGCAGTGCAGCGCCCATCTGGATCATGGCCCTGATCGGCGTGGCCACCACGGCGTACGGCTACTGGAACAGCGACAAGATTGCCATCCGCTCCATGCAGGCCTACCCCGTCACGGAGGCCCAGGCCCCGCAGCTCTACCAGATTGTCCGGGAACTCTCGGTCCGGGCCAACCAGCCGATGCCGCGCATCTACCTCTCACCCACCATGAACCCGAACGCGTTCGCCACCGGCCGGAACCCCAAAAACGCCGCCGTGTGCTGCACCGAGGGGATCCTGCAGCTGCTCGATGCCCGGGAGCTGCGCGGGGTCCTAGGGCACGAGCTGATGCACGTGTACAACCGGGACATCCTCACGTCCTCGGTGGCAGCCGCGGTGGCCGGCGTCATCACGTCCGTGGGCCAGATGCTGCTGTTCTTCGGCGGCGACCGGCGCAACTCCAACCCGCTGGCCATACTGGCGATGGCGCTTTTGGCGCCGTTTGCGGCGTCGCTGATCCAGCTGGCCATCTCCCGGACCAGGGAGTACGACGCCGACGAGGACGGTTCGGAGCTCACCGGCGATCCGCTGGCGCTCGCCTCAGCCCTGCGCAAGATTGAGCAGGGGGTGCGGATCGCGCCGCTGCCGCAGGAGCAGAAGCTGGTCAACACCTCGCACCTGATGATCGCCAACCCGTTCCGCGGCGGGACGATGACCAAGCTGTTCGCCACGCACCCGCCGATGAAGGAGCGGATCGCCCGGCTGGAACGGATCGCCGGCCGGCCGCTTAGCTGA
- a CDS encoding MFS transporter produces MGKLLADIRPLRESPAFRRLWLGSAVSAVGSQLTLVAVSLEVYRLTQDSFYVGLLGVFALVPLVFGGLLGGSIADSHNRRTVVLLATSVLWLTTGLIALQSWLQLGNVWVLYLLVALQSGALAINQPARSAIIPTLIRKELLPAANALNMISFGLAMTVGPLLAGLLVAWVGFGWTYTIDFISFAFVLWAVYRLPSMPPSASAGRAGMRSVIEGFRFLGTRPNLRMTFIIDLVAMILAQPRALMPAIGALMIGGGEATVGILLASTAVGAFLAGLFSGPLGHVRWQGSAVVWSVMGWGASIAGFGVVVLLAGRTDDAGPTLWLVPAALCCALAGIADSISAVFRNTILQAAAPDHLRGRLQGVFIVVVAGGPRVGDLLAGVGTKILSEGWVLLLGGVLCIAVAWLVAQLQPGFRQYDARDPVP; encoded by the coding sequence GTGGGGAAACTGCTGGCCGATATCAGACCGCTCCGGGAGAGCCCGGCCTTCCGCCGGCTCTGGCTGGGCTCCGCCGTTTCGGCCGTGGGGAGCCAGCTCACGCTGGTGGCCGTGAGCCTGGAGGTGTACCGGCTCACGCAGGACAGTTTCTATGTGGGCCTGCTGGGTGTGTTTGCGCTGGTGCCACTGGTGTTCGGCGGCCTGCTGGGCGGGTCCATCGCCGATTCCCACAACCGCCGCACAGTGGTGCTCCTGGCAACCTCTGTCCTGTGGCTGACCACCGGCCTGATCGCGCTTCAGTCATGGCTGCAGCTGGGCAACGTCTGGGTCCTCTACCTCCTGGTGGCGCTGCAAAGCGGCGCCCTGGCCATCAACCAGCCGGCCCGCAGTGCCATCATCCCCACGCTGATCCGCAAGGAACTGCTGCCCGCAGCCAACGCGCTCAACATGATTTCGTTCGGGTTGGCCATGACAGTGGGACCCCTGCTGGCGGGATTGCTGGTGGCATGGGTGGGCTTCGGCTGGACCTACACCATCGACTTCATCAGCTTCGCGTTTGTGCTCTGGGCGGTCTACAGGCTGCCTTCCATGCCGCCTTCAGCGAGCGCCGGGCGGGCCGGCATGCGGTCTGTGATCGAAGGGTTCCGGTTCCTGGGCACCCGGCCCAACCTGCGGATGACCTTCATCATCGACCTCGTGGCCATGATCCTGGCCCAGCCGCGCGCGCTGATGCCCGCCATCGGTGCGCTGATGATCGGCGGCGGCGAAGCCACAGTGGGCATCCTGCTGGCCTCCACCGCGGTGGGCGCATTCCTGGCCGGTCTCTTTTCGGGGCCGCTCGGCCATGTCCGGTGGCAGGGGAGTGCCGTGGTGTGGTCGGTGATGGGCTGGGGCGCCTCCATTGCCGGCTTCGGCGTGGTGGTGCTCCTGGCAGGAAGGACGGACGACGCCGGGCCCACCCTTTGGCTGGTCCCGGCGGCTTTGTGCTGCGCCCTCGCCGGAATCGCAGACTCCATCAGTGCCGTCTTCCGCAACACCATCCTGCAGGCCGCCGCGCCGGACCACCTGCGGGGACGGCTCCAGGGCGTCTTCATTGTGGTGGTGGCCGGCGGTCCGCGCGTGGGTGACCTGCTGGCAGGCGTCGGGACTAAGATTTTGAGTGAGGGCTGGGTCCTGCTTCTGGGCGGGGTTTTGTGCATCGCGGTGGCCTGGCTGGTGGCACAGCTGCAGCCGGGCTTCCGGCAGTACGATGCCCGTGACCCGGTGCCTTAG
- a CDS encoding Fur family transcriptional regulator, with protein sequence MMEHFDGHDAWAAALRAHGRRVTKQRLAVLTAVEHHPHSPAESILAAARAELPELTAQSVYVVLGDLTDLHMLRRFEPPHSPALYETRVGDNHHHAICISCGRVEDVECAVGHAPCLTPHWDEGSKPMTIQIADVMYQGICQDCQASQKLPSERPSQVIEK encoded by the coding sequence ATGATGGAACACTTTGACGGCCACGACGCATGGGCTGCCGCCCTGCGTGCCCACGGCCGCCGGGTGACCAAGCAGCGGCTCGCCGTGCTGACCGCCGTCGAACATCACCCCCACTCCCCTGCGGAGAGCATCCTGGCCGCGGCGCGCGCCGAACTTCCCGAACTGACGGCACAATCGGTCTATGTGGTCCTGGGCGACCTGACCGATCTGCACATGCTGCGCCGCTTCGAGCCCCCGCATTCCCCGGCCTTGTATGAGACCCGCGTCGGTGACAACCACCACCACGCCATCTGCATCAGCTGTGGCCGCGTGGAGGACGTCGAATGCGCCGTCGGGCACGCGCCGTGCCTCACCCCGCACTGGGATGAGGGCTCCAAGCCGATGACCATCCAGATCGCCGACGTGATGTACCAGGGCATCTGCCAGGACTGCCAAGCGTCCCAAAAACTTCCTTCTGAACGTCCCTCACAAGTAATCGAGAAATAG